The following are from one region of the Segatella oris genome:
- a CDS encoding M16 family metallopeptidase, with protein sequence MKIYNTATLSNGLRIIHQSSDSNVVYCGYELNVGTRNEEPGQEGMAHFCEHVTFKGTKRRRSWHVSNALESVGGDLNAFTNKEDTVYYAAILKEHTARAIDLLTDIVFHSVYPQHEIDKEVEVICDEIESYNDSPAELIYDEFENILFAGHPLGHNILGTTERVRSFRTADAQRFTQQFYRPENSVFFIYGDVDFKRIVRLLERAMSDFMPSKPIIEPALNQPLPPNIPDFIEKNHGTHQAHVMIGNRGYDIHDERRVSLYLLNNILGGPGMNARLNLSLRERHGLVYVVESSMVSYGDTGVWATYFGCDPKDVRKCLRLVRKELDRVIQHPLSEAQLRAAKKQIKGQIGVACDNRENFALDFGKSFLHYGWERDITSLFRHIDEITAESLQQVAVEIMSEDRLTTLVID encoded by the coding sequence ATGAAAATCTATAACACAGCAACGCTTTCCAATGGGCTTCGCATCATTCATCAATCGTCTGATTCGAACGTGGTTTATTGCGGATATGAACTGAATGTGGGCACACGCAACGAGGAACCAGGGCAGGAAGGCATGGCGCATTTCTGCGAACATGTGACGTTCAAGGGCACGAAACGGCGTAGGTCGTGGCATGTCAGCAATGCTCTTGAGAGCGTAGGTGGCGATCTTAATGCCTTCACCAACAAGGAAGACACCGTCTATTATGCGGCTATTTTGAAAGAACATACGGCTCGGGCAATCGACCTGTTGACAGACATTGTGTTTCATAGCGTCTATCCACAGCATGAAATTGACAAGGAAGTGGAAGTAATTTGCGATGAAATCGAGAGTTATAACGACTCGCCTGCCGAACTCATTTATGACGAATTTGAGAATATTCTCTTTGCCGGTCATCCCTTAGGACATAATATTTTGGGTACAACAGAACGTGTGCGCAGCTTCCGGACTGCCGATGCACAGCGTTTCACACAGCAGTTCTATCGTCCCGAAAACAGTGTTTTCTTCATTTATGGAGATGTAGATTTCAAACGGATTGTGCGGCTTTTAGAACGTGCCATGAGCGATTTCATGCCGTCAAAGCCTATCATTGAACCTGCACTAAATCAGCCCTTACCTCCGAATATCCCCGATTTCATCGAGAAAAATCACGGCACACATCAGGCTCATGTCATGATAGGGAACCGTGGATATGACATTCATGACGAACGAAGAGTAAGCCTTTATCTGCTTAACAACATTCTTGGTGGGCCTGGAATGAATGCCCGTCTTAACCTCTCTCTGCGTGAGCGGCATGGCTTAGTCTATGTGGTTGAGAGTTCAATGGTAAGCTATGGCGACACAGGAGTATGGGCAACTTACTTCGGTTGCGACCCGAAAGATGTCAGGAAATGCCTGCGCTTAGTGCGTAAAGAGCTTGACCGCGTCATCCAACACCCCCTCTCTGAAGCGCAACTTCGTGCTGCCAAGAAGCAGATTAAGGGACAGATTGGCGTGGCATGTGACAATCGGGAGAACTTCGCTCTCGATTTCGGTAAGAGCTTTCTGCATTATGGTTGGGAGCGCGATATTACTTCCTTGTTCCGTCATATCGATGAAATCACAGCTGAAAGCCTGCAGCAAGTGGCCGTAGAAATCATGAGTGAAGACCGTTTGACCACTTTAGTGATTGACTGA
- a CDS encoding pyruvate ferredoxin oxidoreductase, whose amino-acid sequence MDYKYITQLLERYWEGTTSLEEEQILKAFFSQKDIPAELLRYKPLFDYQTAELRKDVLGDDFDERILSLINEPTPVKAHIITLQQKLKPLFKAAAIVAIMLTLGNAAQVSMTDNSASTVPSSNMNAVTHKGKSVALGDSAVIDTIQHSSIEAVETPTQSILK is encoded by the coding sequence ATGGATTATAAATACATCACACAGCTACTTGAGCGCTATTGGGAAGGCACGACTTCTCTTGAAGAAGAACAAATTCTCAAAGCCTTTTTCAGCCAAAAGGACATACCGGCTGAACTGCTCAGATACAAGCCTCTGTTCGACTATCAGACAGCCGAGCTAAGGAAAGACGTGCTGGGTGATGACTTCGACGAGCGCATTTTGTCTCTCATCAATGAACCTACGCCGGTCAAAGCCCATATCATCACGCTGCAACAAAAGCTCAAACCGCTGTTCAAGGCAGCTGCTATCGTGGCCATTATGCTCACATTGGGCAATGCGGCGCAGGTTTCCATGACAGACAATTCGGCCTCAACGGTGCCGAGCAGTAATATGAATGCCGTCACACATAAGGGCAAGTCGGTAGCCTTAGGCGACTCCGCCGTTATCGATACCATTCAACATAGCAGTATCGAAGCTGTCGAGACGCCGACTCAGTCCATATTAAAATAG
- the speA gene encoding biosynthetic arginine decarboxylase — translation MKKWTIDDSKELYNINGWGTSYFGINENGDVYVTPCKDNTQIDLRDVMDELALRDVTAPVLLRFPDILDNRIEKTFSCFQKAKAEYNFKAENFIIYPIKVNQMQPVVEEIISHGQKFNLGLEAGSKPELHAVIAVQCKSDSLIICNGYKDESYIELALLAQKMGKRIFIVVEKLNELDIIARAAKKLNVKPNLGIRIKLASSGSGKWAESGGDASKFGLTSAELLQALEKLDAMGMHDCLRLIHFHIGSQITKIRRIQTALREAAQFYVNLHKMGYNIDFVDCGGGLGVDYDGTRSSSSESSVNYSIQEYVNDCVYTFVDAADKNDIQHPNIITESGRSLAAHHSVLVIDVLEAASLPEMNEAFEPKESDHQLVKDLYEIWDNLDSRSMLEDWHDAEQIREEALELFSHGIVDLKTRAEIEAMYWSVCHEINTLVKTMKHIPEELRSLDKLLADKYFCNFSLFQSLPDSWAIDQLFPIMPIQRLTERPTRNATLQDITCDSDGKIANFVTDGHVGHVLPLHPLKKNEPYYLGVFLIGAYQEILGDMHNLFGDTNAAHVSVRDGKYHIDQIFDGETVEEVLDYVQYNPKKLVRQLEQWVTKSVKLGKISLEEGKEFLNNYRSGLYGYTYLE, via the coding sequence ATGAAAAAGTGGACGATTGACGATTCAAAGGAACTCTATAACATTAATGGTTGGGGAACCTCTTATTTTGGCATCAATGAGAATGGGGATGTCTATGTAACGCCTTGTAAAGACAACACTCAAATCGACCTGCGCGACGTCATGGACGAGCTTGCCTTGCGTGATGTTACGGCACCGGTACTGCTCCGTTTCCCTGATATTCTCGACAACCGGATAGAGAAAACGTTTAGTTGTTTCCAGAAAGCAAAGGCAGAATACAACTTCAAAGCCGAGAACTTTATCATCTATCCCATTAAGGTGAACCAGATGCAACCCGTGGTTGAGGAGATTATCTCCCACGGACAGAAATTCAATCTTGGTCTTGAAGCCGGTTCAAAGCCCGAGCTTCACGCTGTCATTGCCGTGCAGTGCAAAAGCGATTCGCTCATTATCTGCAACGGATATAAGGACGAAAGCTACATTGAACTGGCGTTGTTGGCCCAGAAAATGGGTAAACGCATCTTCATTGTTGTTGAGAAACTCAATGAATTAGACATCATTGCACGCGCTGCCAAGAAGCTGAATGTGAAGCCTAACCTTGGCATTCGCATCAAATTGGCATCTTCGGGATCAGGCAAGTGGGCTGAAAGTGGGGGTGATGCCTCTAAGTTTGGCCTCACCAGTGCAGAGTTGTTGCAGGCTTTAGAGAAACTCGATGCCATGGGAATGCACGATTGTCTGCGGCTCATCCACTTCCATATCGGCAGCCAAATCACGAAAATCCGCCGCATTCAGACCGCACTCCGCGAGGCCGCACAGTTCTATGTGAACCTCCACAAAATGGGATATAACATTGATTTTGTTGATTGTGGCGGTGGACTTGGCGTCGACTACGACGGCACACGCTCATCAAGCAGCGAGAGTTCTGTCAACTATTCCATCCAGGAATACGTCAATGACTGCGTTTATACGTTTGTAGATGCAGCTGATAAGAACGATATCCAGCATCCGAATATCATTACCGAAAGTGGGCGAAGTCTGGCAGCTCACCACTCCGTTTTGGTCATTGATGTGCTCGAAGCAGCCAGTCTTCCAGAAATGAATGAAGCATTTGAGCCCAAAGAAAGCGATCACCAGCTCGTCAAAGACCTTTACGAGATTTGGGATAACCTTGACTCTCGTTCGATGTTAGAGGACTGGCACGATGCCGAACAGATACGCGAAGAGGCACTTGAGCTATTCTCTCACGGCATCGTTGACTTGAAGACGCGGGCTGAAATCGAGGCAATGTACTGGAGTGTATGCCATGAAATCAACACGTTGGTAAAGACAATGAAACACATTCCGGAGGAACTCAGAAGCTTAGATAAGCTACTTGCCGACAAATATTTCTGCAACTTCTCTCTCTTCCAAAGTCTTCCTGACAGCTGGGCTATCGATCAGTTGTTCCCGATTATGCCTATACAGCGACTCACAGAACGACCAACACGCAATGCTACTCTACAGGACATCACCTGCGACAGCGACGGGAAAATCGCCAATTTCGTTACAGATGGCCACGTGGGGCATGTGCTCCCACTCCACCCCTTGAAGAAGAATGAACCCTATTATCTTGGTGTTTTCCTCATAGGAGCCTATCAGGAGATTCTCGGCGACATGCATAATCTTTTCGGAGATACCAATGCTGCCCACGTATCTGTCAGGGATGGGAAGTATCATATCGACCAAATCTTTGACGGAGAAACCGTAGAAGAGGTGCTCGACTACGTGCAATACAACCCTAAAAAGCTTGTACGTCAGCTCGAACAATGGGTTACCAAGAGCGTAAAACTCGGTAAAATATCGCTTGAAGAAGGCAAGGAATTCCTCAACAACTACCGTTCCGGACTCTATGGATATACCTATCTTGAATAG
- a CDS encoding RNA polymerase sigma factor — protein MKNISFRNDVLPLKNKLYRLALRITIDSAEAEDIVQETLIKVWNKREVWNEIESIEAFSLTICRNLALDAVKKLSNNNDSLDNKTAPDCAYNPYEEIIHRDRIKVVKQIVDSLPEKQRSCMQLRDFEGKSYKDIADVLGITEEQVKINIYRARQTVKQRFQEIEDYGL, from the coding sequence ATGAAGAATATCAGCTTTCGAAACGATGTATTGCCGCTGAAGAATAAACTCTACCGGCTTGCGCTACGCATTACAATTGACAGCGCAGAAGCCGAAGACATCGTGCAGGAAACACTGATAAAAGTCTGGAATAAACGCGAAGTTTGGAACGAAATAGAGTCCATCGAGGCTTTCAGTCTCACCATTTGCCGCAATTTAGCACTTGATGCTGTCAAGAAACTCAGCAACAACAACGACTCTCTCGACAACAAAACAGCACCAGACTGCGCCTATAATCCCTACGAGGAGATTATCCATCGCGACCGTATCAAGGTGGTAAAGCAAATCGTAGACAGTCTTCCGGAGAAACAACGAAGCTGCATGCAGCTCAGAGATTTCGAAGGAAAGAGCTACAAAGACATCGCTGACGTGCTCGGGATAACCGAAGAACAGGTGAAAATCAATATCTACAGAGCACGTCAGACCGTCAAACAAAGGTTCCAAGAAATAGAAGATTATGGATTATAA